In Halosolutus amylolyticus, the genomic window TCGGCGAGTTCGGCATGAAGTCGAGGTTCTCCATCATCCCCTGGAACTCGTCGGCGACGTCCTCGACGTGGTCGCGGATGTCGTCGGGGAGTTCGGGGACGACGGTGTCGTAGGCGAACTTGTTGACGTTGTAGATAGACAGCGCCGTCTCGGCAGTGTCCCCTGCAGCGGTTCCAGCACCGAACACCTCCTCGGCGAGTTCGTCACGCCGCGGGTGGTCGGGCTTGAGCTGGTCCGGCGTGACCGTGATCTCGACGTCTCGCCGTTCGGCCTCGAAGACGGCCTCCGCGAGCGCGATGTTCTTGCTGACCCGGTCGAAGAGATCCTCCTGTTCCTCGACGAGGTCGCCGTCCGCGTCCTTGCGCAGGTAGCGCGCCGGGAGGATGTTGTGATAGGCGTTGTCCGTCAGCCGTTCCTCGAGCGTGTCGCCGTCGGTGCGCTTGATGGGAAGGGTGAGTTCTTCCGCGGAGAGTTCCGACTCGCTCATGCGCGGGTCACCTCGTCGCTACCCCGCTGCCGCATACCGATTCTGGCGTGGGGCCGGGTCCTGTCTTGCATCATTCGTGACGAAGGTCTGGTATTCATGCATCCACCTTAAAATGTGTGATCCCATCCTACTTTGCTTGTAATAGTCCAATTCTGGTTGTATAGATGTTTCTGTTTTCTGTCGTGTTCGATGCGGAGCACGACCGGCGAAACGGGCGTCTCCTGTGCTGTGAGACACTACGTGGCCGACGGTCTTAACGATTTTCAGAGCGGCGTGAAAGTGGCCCCGATCGAACGTATTCGCCGTTCCCTCGCGTGGTTTTCTCTTTCACGCCGGTACCTCCGGTGATCTCGTCGGCGCCATCCGCTCGTCACGCCGTCGCCGGACGACTCGACCCGACGGGTCAGCGATCGACACACTCGTCGTCGACAGTGTGTCACAGTATCCAGAAAGATTACGTCCTTTCAGTGCGGGGATGGGTGTATGATCGAACCACTGACATCGGGCTCGGCGATCCTCCTCGCGCTGGCAGTGCTCGCTGCCATCGCCGTCGCCATCGTCGCGATCCGAATCGCGATCAAACTGGCCATCCGCGTCGGCATCGTCGCCGCGATCGTCCTCGCGGCGCTCTGGGCAACCGGGACGCTCGAACTGCTCCCCGGCGTCTGATCGTCCGATACGGATCGCATCGCGTCAACGTGGATCCGTGCCGACTACGAGACGGTTCTGGACCGTCTCCCCGTCGGATTCGCGTATCGCTTCTCCTGACGACGCGCGGTCGTGTTCGGTTCACGTCGCGAGAGGACAGTCCATAGTGCCGTTCGATCAGATCGACGCGAGGAAGTTCTCGATCACGTCGTGTCCGACGGCCGTGAGCACGCTCTCGGGGTGAAACTGCACGCACTCGATCGGGTACTCGCGGTGGTGGACGCCCATGACGAGCGTCTCGGTCCCGTGGTCGGCCGTCGCCGTCACCTCGAAACAGTCCGGCACGTCGGTCGCGACCAGCGAGTGATACCGTCCCGCGCGAAAGCCCTGCTCGAGGCCGTCGAAGGCACCCTTCCCGTCGTGGTCGACCGCCGAGGCCTTGCCGTGGATCGGGTCCGGTGCCCTGCCGATCGAGCCGCCGTACTCGTAGACGGCGGCCTCGAGGCCGAGACAGACCCCGAGCGTCGGCACCTCGGGACTGACCTCGCGGAGGACGTCCATCGAGACTCCCACGTCGCGGTCGTTCTTCGGGTGGCCGGGTCCGGGGCTGATGACGATCGCGTCGGGATCGACTGCCCGGACGTCGTCGAGCGACGCCGTGTTCTTCAGGACCTCGGTTTCGGTGCCGTCCTGCTGGCTGACGTACTCAACGAGGTTGTAGGTGAACGAGTCGTAGTTGTCGACGAACAGCACGGTGAGCGGGTCCGACTCCGCGGTCGAATCGACGGCTGGCTCCTCGCCCGTCGCGCTCATCGGCCCACCTCCGGGGTCGTCTCGAGGTCCTCAACCGGGGTGTCCCTCGCGGTACCCGTCTCGGCCCCGTCGCGTTCGATCGCCTCGATCGCCGCGAGCACGCCGCCCATCTTCTTCTCGGTCTCCTCGTACTCGGCTTCGGGGTCGCTGTCCGCGACGAGTCCTGCGCCAGCCTGGACCGTGATCCGATCGGTCTCGGGTCGCGGCTCTCCCTCCCGCTCGCCTGCGGCGCGTGGCGCCGCGCCTGCTTCCACCGTAGCCGTCCGGATCACGATCGCGAAGTCGGCGTCGCCGGTCCAGGAGTAGTAGCCGACGCCGCCGCCGTAGAGTCCGCGGGGGTTGGCTTCCAGATCGTCGATGATCTCCATGGCCCGGATCTTCGGCGCGCCCGAGAGGGTTCCGGCGGGGAACGAGGCGCGGGTCGCGTCGAACGCGTCCGCGTCGGCCGCCAGGTCACCCGTCACGGTCGACTCGATGTGCTGGACGTGGCTGTACTTGAGGACGTTCATGAACTCGTCGACCCGGACGGATCCCGGTTCGGCGACGCGGCGCACATCGTTTCGTGCGAGATCGACGAGCATCGTGTGCTCGGCGCGTTCCTTCTCGTCGGCCAGCATCTCGCCCGCGAGTCGGCGATCCTCGACGGGACTCGCTCCCCGATCACAGGTGCCGGCGATCGGGTTCGCCATGACCTCGCGCCCGCGCACAGAGACCAGCGTCTCGGGGCTCGCGCCGACGACGGTGCGGTCGTCGTGCTCGAGCAGGTACATGTACGGCGACGGGTTCACGTCGCGCATGGCCTCGTAGAAGCCGATCGGATCGATCTCGCCGTACAGTTCCCGCGTCCGCGAGACGACGCCCTGGTAGATGTCGCCGTCGAGGACGTGCTCTTTCGCCCGCCGGACGCTCTCCTCGTACTCGGCTTTCGGCCCGGCGACTTCCGAGTCACGGACGAACCCGCCCGTCTCCGGGGGCTCGGCCTCACGGAGGGTGTCCGCGACCGCGGCGGCCTCCGATCGGAGCTCGTCGTAGACCGCGTTCGGGTCGTCGTCGGCCTCCAGTACCGGCGTGAAGACGAGCGAGACCGTTCCCTCGAGTTCGTCGAACGCGAGGGTCTTCGTGTTCAGGACGAACTGGGCGTCCGGGAACCGCGATTCGGGCCGCTCGAGACCCACCTCCTCGAGCCAGAGGTCGTAGACGGCGTCGTAGGCGATGAAGCCGACGAGACCGCCCTCGAGGTGCTGGCGATCGTGTTCCGGCAGGTTCGCGAGTCGGACGTCGGGGAGCGCACCCCGGAGCGCGTCGATCGTATCGCCCTCGACGTCGGGGTCGATCAGGTCGGTCGGGGCGTCCGCGGAGAGGGCCTCGACGGTCGTTCCCTCGGGGCCGACCGTCACCACGGCCTCGGGATCGTAGCCGACGTAGGAGAACCGGGCGTGGCGCTCGGCCTCGGCGGAACTCGGCCGGAACGCGCCGTCCGGGTCGCTCGAGGCCGTCTTTTCGGCGCTCTCGAGCAGGAACGCGTACGACGATCGGTCGCGGTCGCTCCCGTTCGATCGGCCGGTGAGCGCGGCGTACGCCGCCAGGGGTGACGTATCGAGATCGAACGTCGCGACGGCGCGGACGACCGCCGGGCGCTCCTCGCGTCCGCCCGCGTGGTCGATGAATTCGTCTCGATCGACGTCCAGCGTGGGGGTGTCGGAGTCGGTCATGGTGAGGAGGTGTGTACCGATCGGGTGGCGGTCGTCGCCCGGTCGACGAACGATCGCACGGCGTCGTCGTCCTTGACGCCTCCCTCGGCCTCGACGCCGCTCGCGACGTCGACGGCGAATGGATCGACGGTCCGGACGGCCGCCGCGACGTTGTCGGGGGTGAGGCCCCCGGCGAGGATCAGCGGCACGTCGAGATCGGTCGCGACGGCCCGGGTCCGCTCCCAGTCGTGCGTGTCGCCGGTTCCGCCGCCACCGTCGTCGCTCGTCGAATCGACCAGGAGGGCGTCGACGACGTCGTCGTACCGCGCGGCGGTCTCGGCCTCGTCGGCGTCGATCGCCACCAGGATCTCCGCGTCGACGGCCGCACGGACCGTGGCGAGTTCCTCGACTGACAGCCCGCCGTGGATCTGGATCGCGTCGGGAGCGACCGCCTCGACGAGGTCGATCGCCTCCCCGGGCGTCTCCGGCATCGTCACCAGCACGCTCGTGACGAACGGCGGGACGGCCGCCGCGAGGGCCGCGGCCCGCTCCCGCGAGACCTCCCGCGGCGTGTCGACGGGCACGTCACAGATGATCCCGACGGCGTCGGCGCCGGCGTCGATCGCCGTCTCGAGGTCGTCGTCGGTGGTCAGGCCACAGATCTTCACGCGCGTCATCGGCCGTCCACGTCCGCCACGGTTGGCTCCTGTCCCGTCCGGAGTTTTTCGAGCGTCCGCGCCGCGTCGCCAGAGTCGATCGCCGCCCGTGCGGCGTCGGCGCCGGCCTGGAGGGAGTCGGCCTCGCCCGCGACGTAGACCGCTGCGCCGGCGTTCGCGAGGATGACGTCGCGTTTCGCGCCGGCCACGTCCCCCTCGACGATCCCGCGGAGGTCGGCCGCGTTCTCCGCCGGCGTTCCCCCCGCGATGTCCGCGATGTCGTGTTCGGCGAGTCCGAGATCCGCCGGTTCGAGAGTGTACTCCTCGACGTCCTCGCCGTCGACCTCCGCGACGGCCGTCTCGCCGTGGATCGCGATCTCGTCGGTTCCCGCGCCGTGGACGACCAGCGCGCGATCGACGTCCATTCGCGCGAGCGCGTTCGCGAGGACGGGGGCCAGGTCGGGATCGTAGACCCCGATGACCTGTGCGTTCGCCCCCGCGGGATTCGTCAGGGGGCCGAGCACATTGAAGATCGTCCGCATCTCGAGTTCGCGACGGGGGCCGATGACGGCCTTCATCGCGGGGTGGAACGCGGGCGCGTGCATGTAGCCGATCCCCCGCTCCTCGATCGAGGCCTCGACGGCCGACGGCTCGACGTCCAGCGTGACGCCGAGTTCCTCGAGCACGTCGGAACTCCCCGACGACGACGAGACCGAGTAGTTGCCGTGCTTGGCGACCGGCACCCCCGCGCCGGCGGCCACCATCGCGCTCGTCGTCGAGACGTTGATCGTGTCGTAGTCGTCGCCGCCCGTGCCGCAGGTGTCGACCAGCGGCGTCCGGTCGGGATCGATCGTCCGGGCGGCCGCGCGCATCCCCTCCGCGAAGCCGGCGATCTCGGCCTCGGTTTCGCCTTTCGCACGCAGTCCTGCCAGCAGCGCGCCGATCTGTGCCTCAGTCGCGTCTTCGAAGACGGCCGTCGAGGCCGCGCGAGCGTCTGCCTGTGAGAGATCCTCGCCGTCGGTCACCCGTTTGACGTACTCCTGCATAGTGAACACCAATGTACGTAGTTGTCTTACAATGTCCAAATCAGTACATCCTATTAAGGCTGTCGGAGGGTTGTGGGGTGGACTCGCGTACGGCGATCGATTCGAAACCTTCAATTACGGTGGCGGGCAACGAACGAGTGCAGACAAGGTGGCGACGGACGCCACGGAAGCGAAACCAGGCGGGTTGGTGGTCTAGTCTGGTTATGACACCTCCTTGACATGGAGGAGGCCGGCAGTTCAAATCTGCCCCAACCCACTAATTTTGCGCCGAACAATTCCGTGAGGCACAAATTCGTTACGTTCGGGAGATTTGAACTAGACCGAGGTTCTGCGAGCGACGCGAGCTGGTTCTCGGGCGTAGTTCAAATCTGCCCCAACCCAGCGATCGGCTCCGTAACACGATCGCTTCGCGTCTCGTACCGATCGCCGGGGGCCGACGGTCGCCGGACGCGATCGATCGTCCAGCCGCCGCGGGCGCGATCCAGTAGATGCAACGTAACTCCCATTAGTTCGACTCGCCATACGAGTGTATAGTGCGCGAGAACCGCCACCTGTCCGCGAACGGTGCGAGACGGGGAATCGAAGCGCTCGGTTGGCTGTACGTCGTGGTAGCCGCCGCTCGAGCGCTCGTCCAGTTCGATCGGGGCGTCCCGGTCGGGAACGTACTCATCGTCACGCTCCTGATTGCCGGCCCCGGGTTCGTGCTCGTCTACGGCAGCTACTGGGTATCGCGGTCCGATATCGACGGCGAATTTTATCCGGACGTCGTTCGCTGGTGTCTCGCCGGGTTCGGCACGATGGCCGGGATCCTCCTCCTCTATCACCTGCAACCGGACGGCAGCGTGTCAAACCCGGGGACGGC contains:
- the trpG gene encoding anthranilate synthase component II, whose product is MSATGEEPAVDSTAESDPLTVLFVDNYDSFTYNLVEYVSQQDGTETEVLKNTASLDDVRAVDPDAIVISPGPGHPKNDRDVGVSMDVLREVSPEVPTLGVCLGLEAAVYEYGGSIGRAPDPIHGKASAVDHDGKGAFDGLEQGFRAGRYHSLVATDVPDCFEVTATADHGTETLVMGVHHREYPIECVQFHPESVLTAVGHDVIENFLASI
- the trpE gene encoding anthranilate synthase component I — translated: MTDSDTPTLDVDRDEFIDHAGGREERPAVVRAVATFDLDTSPLAAYAALTGRSNGSDRDRSSYAFLLESAEKTASSDPDGAFRPSSAEAERHARFSYVGYDPEAVVTVGPEGTTVEALSADAPTDLIDPDVEGDTIDALRGALPDVRLANLPEHDRQHLEGGLVGFIAYDAVYDLWLEEVGLERPESRFPDAQFVLNTKTLAFDELEGTVSLVFTPVLEADDDPNAVYDELRSEAAAVADTLREAEPPETGGFVRDSEVAGPKAEYEESVRRAKEHVLDGDIYQGVVSRTRELYGEIDPIGFYEAMRDVNPSPYMYLLEHDDRTVVGASPETLVSVRGREVMANPIAGTCDRGASPVEDRRLAGEMLADEKERAEHTMLVDLARNDVRRVAEPGSVRVDEFMNVLKYSHVQHIESTVTGDLAADADAFDATRASFPAGTLSGAPKIRAMEIIDDLEANPRGLYGGGVGYYSWTGDADFAIVIRTATVEAGAAPRAAGEREGEPRPETDRITVQAGAGLVADSDPEAEYEETEKKMGGVLAAIEAIERDGAETGTARDTPVEDLETTPEVGR
- a CDS encoding phosphoribosylanthranilate isomerase → MTRVKICGLTTDDDLETAIDAGADAVGIICDVPVDTPREVSRERAAALAAAVPPFVTSVLVTMPETPGEAIDLVEAVAPDAIQIHGGLSVEELATVRAAVDAEILVAIDADEAETAARYDDVVDALLVDSTSDDGGGGTGDTHDWERTRAVATDLDVPLILAGGLTPDNVAAAVRTVDPFAVDVASGVEAEGGVKDDDAVRSFVDRATTATRSVHTSSP
- the trpD gene encoding anthranilate phosphoribosyltransferase, translated to MQEYVKRVTDGEDLSQADARAASTAVFEDATEAQIGALLAGLRAKGETEAEIAGFAEGMRAAARTIDPDRTPLVDTCGTGGDDYDTINVSTTSAMVAAGAGVPVAKHGNYSVSSSSGSSDVLEELGVTLDVEPSAVEASIEERGIGYMHAPAFHPAMKAVIGPRRELEMRTIFNVLGPLTNPAGANAQVIGVYDPDLAPVLANALARMDVDRALVVHGAGTDEIAIHGETAVAEVDGEDVEEYTLEPADLGLAEHDIADIAGGTPAENAADLRGIVEGDVAGAKRDVILANAGAAVYVAGEADSLQAGADAARAAIDSGDAARTLEKLRTGQEPTVADVDGR